DNA sequence from the Synergistaceae bacterium genome:
TGGAAAGTCTGTTCGTTTGATACTGTTCAGTTTGCGCCGTAGTGCCATCTGGTTAGGTTTTGGGTTTGCAGAGTCGGCTTTCCACGCCTCGTACTGCCGCTTCCATTCAGCCAACGCCCAATTGTATGCAAATCGGGCGCAACCTGCCGCACGGGCAAAATATGTTGCTTGCTTGTTATTCGGATTGAGGACTATCCTATGCGCTATCAACATGATGGCCGCCTATTATATGTTCTGTTTTGATTCGCCCGATTTTTTCCCAACGCCGTAGCACTGTGATTGAAACCCCTAATGTTTCAAATGTTTCACCTATGCTTAACAATCTATTCATAGTTACTATATTAACATAGATTTAATTATATTTCTATCGTACTGTTCACACCCCACGTGGATTTTTTGGGATAAACTTTTCGTAATGATACATTATGAGAAAGCGCTGTGGAAGGTAGAAGTTTTGACGAATTTTATTTCTGGAGGTTTTATAGTGAACGTTATAAACGATCATGTGAACGATCATGTGAACGATCAGTTGAAAGCCGCGGCAGTCCTCAGGGACGCGATGGAAAAAATAATGGAAGAAAAAATAATGGAAAAAATAATAGGGGACATGACCTTCGATCCCGCTCTTGATCCCGCTCTTTGGGTCTACAACCCTTTGACCTACGCTTGGCCGGCGTTCGAGGAATACGTGACCCGCTACGGCAAAGGAGAGAAGCGGGTGGTTTTTCTAGGTATGAACCCAGGCCCCTGGGGTATGGCTCAGACCGGGGTTCCCTTCGGAGAGGTCACGGCGGTGCGAGATTGGCTGGGAATTTCCGCGCCCATCGGACGACCCCGCCGTGAACACCCCAAGTATCCCATAGACGGCTACGCCTGCAAGCGCTCGGAGGTCAGCGGCAAGCGGCTGTGGGGGCTTTTCAAAGAGCGTTTTGGCAGCGCGG
Encoded proteins:
- a CDS encoding helix-turn-helix domain-containing protein codes for the protein MLIAHRIVLNPNNKQATYFARAAGCARFAYNWALAEWKRQYEAWKADSANPKPNQMALRRKLNSIKRTDFP